In Malania oleifera isolate guangnan ecotype guangnan chromosome 8, ASM2987363v1, whole genome shotgun sequence, a single window of DNA contains:
- the LOC131161389 gene encoding probable cellulose synthase A catalytic subunit 5 [UDP-forming], producing MEASAGLVAGSHNRNELVVIRRDGETGGASKVLETLGGQICQICGDDVGLTADGELFVACNECAFPICRTCYEYERSEGSQVCPQCKTRFKRLKGCARVEGDEEEDDIDDLENEFNFDGQQQQHQHQQAFAEAAILQGHLGSCYGHPTAAAIDSDLLHRHALHTIPQLPLITNGHMFDDIPPEQHALVPSFVGGCGGKRIHPLPYSDPTLPVQPRSMDPSKDLAAYGYGSVAWKERMETWKQKQEKLQMMKNDNGGKDWDNYRDGPDLPLMDEARQPLSRKLPISSSQINPYRMIIIIRLAVLGFFFHYRLMHPVNDAYALWLVSVICEVWFALSWILDQFPKWLPIERETYLDRLSLRYDKEGQPSQLSPVDIFVSTVDPLKEPPLVTANTVLSILAVDYPVDKVSCYVSDDGAAMLTFEALSETSEFARKWVPFCKKFNIEPRAPEWYFAQKIDYLKDKVLPSFVRERRAMKREYEEFKVQINALVAKAQKVPEEGWTMQDGTPWPGNNVRDHPGMIQVFLGQSGGHDLDGNELPRLVYVSREKRPGFNHHKKAGAMNALVRVSAVLTNAPYMLNLDCDHYINNSKALREAMCFMMDPLQGKRVCYVQFPQRFDGIDRNDRYANRNTVFFDINMKGLDGIQGPIYVGTGCVFRRQAFYGYDAPKAKKPPTRTCNCWPKWCCCGCCCSGKRKKKANKLKSEVKKNFRKGDAGTPTPACAVEGIEEGIEGIEGQNFVLMPEQKLVKKFGQSPVFVASTLLENGGALKSASPASLLKEAIHVISCGYEDKTEWGKEVGWIYGSVTEDILTGFKMHCHGWRSIYCIPARPAFKGSAPINLSDRLHQVLRWALGSVEIFLSRHCPLWYGYGGGLKWLERFSYINATVYPWTSIPLLAYCTLPAVCLLTGKFITPELSNVASLWFLSLFICIFATSILEMRWSGVGIDEWWRNEQFWVIGGVSAHLFAVFQGLLKVFAGVDTNFTVTSKAGDDEEFSELYAFKWTTLLIPPTTLLIINLIGVVAGVSNAINNGYESWGPLFGKLFFSFWVIVHLYPFLKGLLGRQNRTPTIIIVWSILLASIFSLLWVRIDPFLARSDGPLLEECGLVCN from the exons ATGGAGGCCAGCGCCGGTTTAGTAGCCGGTTCTCACAACCGCAACGAGCTGGTCGTCATTCGCCGCGACGGAGAAACCGGCGGCGCA TCAAAAGTTTTGGAGACTCTGGGCGGGCAAATCTGCCAAATATGCGGAGACGACGTAGGGCTGACGGCGGATGGGGAGCTATTCGTGGCTTGCAACGAGTGCGCTTTCCCCATTTGTAGGACTTGCTACGAGTACGAGCGCAGCGAAGGCAGTCAAGTATGCCCCCAGTGCAAGACCCGCTTCAAACGTCTCAAGG GGTGTGCGAGAGTGGAAGGGGACGAAGAAGAAGATGACATTGACGACCTGGAGAATGAGTTTAATTTTGACGGGCAACAGCAGCAGCATCAGCATCAGCAGGCCTTTGCGGAGGCGGCAATACTTCAGGGCCATTTGGGGAGCTGCTACGGCCACCCCACTGCAGCCGCCATCGATTCTGACCTCCTTCACCGTCATGCGCTTCATACCATCCCCCAACTACCTCTTATCACCAACGGTCATATG TTTGATGATATTCCTCCGGAGCAGCATGCTTTGGTCCCGTCTTTCGTGGGTGGTTGTGGAGGCAAACGAATTCACCCTCTCCCTTACTCTGATCCTACCCTTCCAG TGCAACCCAGATCCATGGATCCTTCCAAGGACCTAGCTGCCTATGGCTATGGAAGTGTAGCTTGGAAGGAGAGGATGGAAACTTGGAAGCAAAAGCAGGAGAAACTACAGATGATGAAGAATGACAACGGAGGCAAAGATTGGGACAATTATCGGGATGGGCCAGACTTACCGCT GATGGATGAGGCAAGACAACCTTTATCAAGAAAGTTGCCTATTTCGTCAAGCCAAATTAACCCTTACAGAATGATCATCATAATTCGACTTGCAGTTCTTGGATTCTTCTTCCATTATCGGCTCATGCATCCAGTGAATGATGCTTATGCATTATGGCTTGTATCTGTGATTTGTGAGGTTTGGTTTGCTCTATCATGGATTCTTGATCAATTCCCAAAGTGGCTCCCTATTGAGAGGGAAACTTATCTTGACAGGTTGTCCCTGAG GTATGACAAGGAAGGACAGCCTTCCCAACTATCACCAGTTGATATATTTGTGAGTACAGTGGATCCATTAAAAGAGCCCCCTCTGGTGACCGCAAACACTGTTCTATCCATTCTCGCAGTGGATTACCCAGTTGACAAAGTCTCATGTTATGTTTCTGATGATGGTGCTGCTATGCTGACATTTGAGGCATTATCAGAAACATCTGAATTTGCGAGGAAGTGGGTTCCTTTCTGCAAGAAGTTTAATATTGAACCGCGTGCTCCCGAGTGGTATTTTGCTCAGAAGATTGATTATCTCAAAGATAAGGTGCTACCTTCATTTGTCAGGGAGCGAAGGGCAATGAAG AGAGAGTATGAGGAGTTCAAGGTTCAGATCAATGCATTGGTTGCAAAGGCTCAAAAGGTCCCAGAAGAAGGGTGGACAATGCAGGATGGGACTCCATGGCCTGGGAATAATGTGCGCGATCATCCTGGAATGATTCAG GTTTTTCTTGGCCAAAGCGGAGGGCATGATTTGGATGGAAATGAATTGCCACGCCTGGTATATGTCTCTAGAGAGAAGAGACCTGGTTTCAATCACCACAAGAAAGCTGGAGCAATGAATGCTCTA GTTAGAGTCTCTGCTGTCCTCACCAATGCACCTTATATGTTGAACCTGGATTGTGATCACTACATCAATAATAGTAAGGCTCTCAGGGAGGCAATGTGTTTCATGATGGATCCATTGCAAGGGAAGAGAGTCTGCTATGTTCAATTCCCACAGAGATTTGATGGTATTGACAGGAATGATCGCTATGCAAACCGGAACACTGTCTTCTTTGAT ATCAATATGAAAGGTTTGGATGGCATTCAAGGACCCATATATGTTGGGACTGGTTGTGTGTTCAGAAGGCAAGCATTTTATGGTTATGATGCACCAAAGGCGAAGAAGCCACCAACAAGGACATGCAACTGCTGGCCGAAGTGGTGTTGTTGTGGATGCTGTTGTTCtggaaaaaggaagaagaaagctAACAAGCTGAAGTCTGAGGTGAAGAAAAATTTTAGGAAGGGAGATGCTGGTACCCCCACACCAGCATGCGCAGTGGAGGGTATAGAAGAGGGTATTGAAG GAATTGAAGGTCAAAATTTCGTTTTGATGCCTGAGCAGAAGTTGGTGAAGAAGTTTGGGCAGTCTCCTGTGTTTGTTGCATCCACCCTGCTAGAAAATGGTGGGGCACTAAAAAGTGCTAGCCCAGCATCTCTGCTTAAAGAAGCCATCCATGTCATTAGCTGTGGTTATGAAGATAAAACAGAATGGGGAAAAGAG GTTGGCTGGATTTATGGTTCAGTTACTGAGGATATATTAACAGGTTTTAAAATGCACTGCCATGGATGGCGATCCATATATTGTATTCCTGCAAGGCCTGCATTTAAAGGATCTGCCCCCATCAATCTTTCTGATCGTCTGCATCAGGTTCTTCGATGGGCCCTTGGATCTGTAGAAATTTTTTTGAGCAGACATTGTCCTCTCTGGTATGGTTATGGAGGTGGTTTGAAATGGTTAGAGCGTTTTTCTTACATAAATGCTACTGTATACCCCTGGACGTCGATTCCTCTGTTGGCGTATTGTACTTTACCTGCCGTATGCTTGCTTACAGGGAAATTCATCACACCCGAG CTCAGCAACGTAGCTAGTCTGTGGTTTCTGTCTCTTTTTATTTGCATTTTTGCCACAAGTATCCTGGAAATGAGATGGAGTGGAGTTGGTATTGATGAATGGTGGAGAAATGAGCAGTTTTGGGTTATAGGAGGGGTTTCAGCCCATCTGTTTGCAGTCTTCCAGGGACTTTTGAAGGTGTTTGCTGGTGTTGACACAAACTTCACTGTGACATCAAAAGCAGGGGATGATGAGGAGTTCTCAGAGCTGTACGCATTCAAGTGGACCACGTTGCTCATCCCTCCAACGACACTGCTGATAATAAACTTGATAGGAGTGGTTGCTGGCGTTTCAAATGCAATAAACAACGGGTATGAGTCATGGGGGCCTCTGTTTGGAAAGctctttttttccttttgggTGATTGTTCACCTCTATCCTTTCCTCAAGGGTCTCTTGGGCCGGCAGAACAGGACTCCCACAATCATCATTGTCTGGTCAATTCTGCTTGCTTCCATCTTCTCCCTTTTGTGGGTTCGGATTGATCCATTCTTGGCCAGATCAGATGGCCCACTTCTGGAGGAATGTGGATTGGTATGTAATTAG